From Microtus pennsylvanicus isolate mMicPen1 chromosome 10, mMicPen1.hap1, whole genome shotgun sequence, one genomic window encodes:
- the Tmem81 gene encoding transmembrane protein 81 yields the protein MKTGAPHLILGSLVLITHLPLMLTSPKTLAIPEKLQQAVGRVIVNATACTVTCGLGYKEETVCEVGPDGVRRKCQSQRLECLANWICGMLHFTIFHGEEFELSCLSADILEVGQEAFRFTWKLARGIISTNDEIFKPFRANSHFLRFHPAYEYDSGTYRCDVQLLRNLRFVKRLYFGLRVLPPKLVNLNFHQSLTEDQKLVDAGWEVNLDNHSKPHLPKWQKKVSSALGIGIACGVVGGVLVSIAVHSVLKRVDDHSSLSSL from the coding sequence ATGAAGACTGGGGCCCCTCATCTTATCCTTGGGAGTCTGGTATTGATAACCCACCTGCCTTTGATGTTGACATCGCCTAAAACACTCGCCATCCCTGAGAAGCTACAGCAAGCTGTGGGGAGAGTCATTGTCAATGCCACGGCCTGCACTGTTACCTGTGGCCTTGGCTACAAGGAGGAGACTGTCTGCGAGGTGGGCCCTGATGGAGTGAGGAGGAAGTGCCAGTCCCAGCGTTTGGAGTGTCTGGCCAACTGGATCTGTGGGATGCTCCATTTCACCATTTTCCATGGGGAGGAGTTTGAGCTGAGCTGTCTCAGTGCAGACATCCTGGAGGTAGGACAGGAAGCTTTCCGCTTTACCTGGAAGCTTGCTCGGGGCATCATCTCTACTAATGATGAGATTTTCAAACCCTTCCGAGCCAACTCTCACTTTCTGCGATTTCACCCCGCCTATGAGTACGACTCGGGGACATACCGATGTGATGTGCAGCTGCTCAGAAACTTGAGATTTGTCAAGAGGCTCTACTTTGGGCTGAGGGTCCTCCCTCCAAAGCTGGTAAACCTGAATTTCCATCAGTCCCTTACTGAGGACCAGAAGTTAGTCGATGCCGGCTGGGAAGTTAATCTGGACAACCATTCTAAGCCCCACCTACCAAAGTGGCAAAAGAAGGTGTCTTCAGCCTTGGGCATAGGGATTGCTTGTGGTGTGGTTGGCGGCGTGCTAGTGAGCATTGCTGTCCACAGCGTGCTGAAGAGGGTTGATGACCACAGCAGCCTTAGCAGCCTGTAA